The proteins below come from a single Dermacentor albipictus isolate Rhodes 1998 colony chromosome 7, USDA_Dalb.pri_finalv2, whole genome shotgun sequence genomic window:
- the LOC135896990 gene encoding LOW QUALITY PROTEIN: piggyBac transposable element-derived protein 3-like (The sequence of the model RefSeq protein was modified relative to this genomic sequence to represent the inferred CDS: inserted 1 base in 1 codon; substituted 1 base at 1 genomic stop codon) — MGSTCSRPRRQRLTDKEIQAILFEYPSGSEDENLEGSDCDEEYTPQERTVQNVSESSSDSEVQVTSTKKKKQTKIWHWVKKDININRGEXESXLKPADGLERVKSPLSMFLKLVDSDLIGFLTFETNTFRTQENRTRILPVSVLEMRTFIGIVLYMSAVDLPFRRMYWSANTRQADIANCMTKNRFDEIMSRFHAGNNDEAREKGEGYDCLHKVRHVLTSLNNTFSQAAKLETCVAVSEMLIPFKGRHSLKV, encoded by the exons ATGGGCTCCACGTGCAGCCGGCCAAGACG GCAGCGCTTGACTGACAAAGAAATTCAAGCAATTCTTTTCGAATACCCTAGTGGAAGTGAGGACGAAAACTTGGAGGGGTCGGATTGCGATGAAGAATACACGCCGCAGGAGAGAACAGTGCAGAATGTCAGCGAAAGCTCTTCAGACAGTGAAGTGCAGGTCACATCaaccaaaaaaaagaagcaaacaaaaatttgGCACTGGGTGAAAAAGGACATCAATATCAATCGTGGAGAGTAAGAAA GTTTGAAGCCTGCGGACGGTTTAGAAAGAGTGAAGAGCCCCTTGAGCATGTTCCTGAAACTCGTTGACTCTGACCTCATTGGGTTCCTCACTTTCGAAACGAACACATTCAGGACCCAAGAAAATCGCACGCGAATCCTTCCGGTGTCAGTCCTCGAGATGCGCACATTTATTGGCATTGTCCTTTACATGTCTGCTGTTGACCTTCCTTTTAGAAGGATGTACTGGTCAGCGAACACTCGTCAAGCGGATATCGCCAACTGCATGACAAAAAATAGGTTCGACGAAATCATGTCTCGATTTCATGCAGGGAACAATGATGAAGCGCGAGAAAAAGGAGAAGGCTATGACTGTCTCCATAAGGTGCGACATGTGCTTACGAGCCTAAATAACACATTTTCACAAGCTGCCAAACTTGAAACTTGCGTTGCTGTAAGTGAAATGCTTATTCCTTTCAAGGGCAGACATTCTCTGAAAGTTTAA